A region of Mesorhizobium sp. AR02 DNA encodes the following proteins:
- a CDS encoding SGNH/GDSL hydrolase family protein, which produces MAALRNLGANHRLALQIRAARRNHAAKADQHPTKSTISAKCGLSAPNVKGASQTIPESDEGSAGRRISKQLQQLNEPANASSDVPEVRLPFSRSANGSNCEVNPMSDEQVRWLLKVIQPEATLASLPEGPSLDREAHAGLLGLPVEIYATELGRMQKEASEAAGALLADPAVASMVDRLPLRKGDKVVAFGDSLTSDPQSWAVVLREMLARRRGTDGISVIISAVAGETTTHGLVRVANVINSRPDWILFLFGTNDARTQGPRPTKTLVHHEETARNIAELRQRVSGETTANCVWITPPAVNEAQVAAHRGLARFGVRFRNEDLARVAKIVREGDGPVIDAFSTLGSPPPSDLLMDDGLHFTLAGQKRMAFEVIRGWSQLQ; this is translated from the coding sequence ATGGCGGCTTTGCGCAATCTGGGTGCCAATCATCGTCTCGCCCTCCAAATCCGAGCAGCACGACGGAATCACGCGGCCAAGGCCGATCAACACCCGACCAAATCAACGATATCGGCCAAATGCGGACTCTCGGCGCCGAACGTGAAAGGTGCTTCCCAGACGATCCCTGAATCTGATGAAGGCTCTGCGGGTCGCAGGATTTCAAAGCAATTACAACAACTTAATGAACCAGCAAACGCGAGTAGCGACGTCCCAGAGGTGCGGCTACCTTTTTCTCGTTCTGCAAACGGATCCAACTGCGAGGTCAACCCCATGTCGGACGAGCAAGTGCGCTGGCTTTTGAAGGTCATCCAGCCCGAGGCGACCTTGGCCTCCCTCCCCGAAGGCCCCAGCCTCGACAGGGAAGCTCATGCCGGCCTCCTCGGCCTGCCGGTTGAGATCTACGCGACCGAACTCGGCCGCATGCAAAAGGAGGCCTCGGAAGCAGCCGGCGCGTTGCTTGCCGACCCAGCCGTGGCATCGATGGTCGATCGCCTTCCCCTGCGGAAAGGGGACAAGGTAGTGGCGTTCGGCGACAGCTTGACGTCCGATCCCCAATCTTGGGCGGTAGTCCTTAGGGAAATGCTGGCGAGGCGCCGCGGTACCGACGGGATTTCGGTGATCATCAGCGCAGTCGCAGGCGAGACGACCACGCACGGTCTCGTGCGGGTCGCAAATGTCATCAATTCCCGGCCCGACTGGATACTCTTCCTCTTCGGTACGAATGATGCCCGCACGCAAGGCCCGCGCCCCACGAAGACCCTCGTCCATCATGAGGAGACCGCACGCAACATTGCCGAGCTGCGGCAGCGCGTTTCCGGAGAGACCACGGCGAACTGCGTCTGGATTACTCCGCCTGCGGTCAATGAAGCGCAGGTAGCGGCCCATCGGGGCCTGGCCCGGTTCGGGGTTCGGTTCCGCAACGAAGACCTGGCGCGCGTCGCCAAGATCGTCCGGGAGGGCGACGGGCCGGTTATCGACGCCTTCTCAACGCTGGGGAGCCCCCCTCCCTCCGACCTGCTCATGGACGATGGTCTGCATTTCACTCTGGCGGGCCAGAAGCGAATGGCCTTCGAGGTGATCCGTGGCTGGAGCCAGCTCCAGTGA
- a CDS encoding TetR/AcrR family transcriptional regulator, with amino-acid sequence MTTAKRTFTRREPKQQRSQQTVDCVLEAVQLVVKRHGTQAITTNRIAEAAGVSVGSLYQYFPDKRAIFTALHDRHVDDVRQVIGQTTAAYASAPLQEFTRELVRGLVNVHVDAAELHEIVSSAVPEGALGFRNALHHTFGRVLSRADQKRYSLDETERMLFVLPRMVESLVHGAVHQVRALSRDVVRSEALRTVLVYVNSF; translated from the coding sequence ATGACCACGGCCAAGAGAACCTTTACGCGGCGCGAGCCGAAGCAGCAACGCTCGCAGCAGACCGTGGACTGCGTGCTCGAGGCGGTCCAACTTGTGGTGAAGCGTCACGGGACCCAGGCCATCACCACGAATCGCATCGCGGAGGCCGCCGGCGTTAGCGTCGGGTCGCTTTATCAGTACTTCCCCGACAAGCGCGCAATCTTCACCGCCCTTCATGACCGACACGTCGACGATGTACGGCAGGTCATCGGGCAGACGACGGCTGCCTACGCCTCGGCTCCGCTGCAGGAATTCACGCGCGAACTCGTCCGAGGTCTGGTGAACGTGCACGTGGATGCTGCGGAACTGCACGAGATTGTTTCGTCCGCCGTTCCGGAGGGCGCTCTTGGCTTCAGGAACGCGCTGCATCACACGTTTGGGCGAGTGCTGTCACGCGCCGACCAAAAGCGATACAGCCTCGACGAGACGGAGCGAATGCTTTTTGTCCTTCCACGCATGGTGGAATCCCTTGTGCACGGAGCGGTCCACCAGGTGCGCGCGCTCTCGCGTGATGTCGTTAGGAGCGAGGCGCTCCGTACCGTACTGGTCTACGTGAATTCTTTTTAG
- a CDS encoding NAD(P)H-binding protein gives MKHLIIGATGNIGSRVTQRLVDCGARPSVFVRSAKKARALFGDQVDIHTGDLEKPGSSLTTALAGVDGIFLLTDGSDLEKRDRAVSFAARHAGVRHIVKLSTLDVRTGIGTGPWHARGEDAIRASGVAFTFIQAAGFMSNALGWSESIRREGVLRSSTGRGKIAFIHPDDIAAVATAALTTRDHDGQALVITGRKALSYGEMAATIGRAIGKPVGFEEISDRQAYTDAVEWAGKGPYVDALVDIWRAVREGRLDTVTDGVKRVTGREPIPFAQWAAENAASFQ, from the coding sequence GTGAAACATCTCATCATCGGCGCCACAGGAAACATCGGCTCTCGGGTGACCCAGCGCCTCGTTGATTGCGGAGCACGCCCGTCCGTTTTCGTGCGCAGCGCGAAGAAGGCCAGGGCCCTTTTCGGTGACCAGGTCGATATCCATACCGGAGACCTCGAAAAGCCAGGCTCCTCGCTAACCACTGCGCTGGCTGGGGTCGACGGCATATTCCTCCTGACTGATGGATCGGATCTCGAGAAGCGAGATCGCGCGGTCTCCTTCGCTGCCCGCCACGCAGGCGTACGACACATCGTCAAGCTCTCTACCTTGGACGTGCGAACCGGGATTGGCACCGGTCCGTGGCATGCACGCGGCGAGGATGCCATTCGGGCAAGCGGGGTGGCGTTCACGTTCATTCAGGCGGCCGGATTCATGTCCAACGCGCTCGGTTGGTCGGAATCCATCCGCCGCGAGGGCGTGCTGCGCTCGTCTACGGGTCGGGGCAAGATCGCATTCATCCATCCAGACGACATCGCTGCCGTCGCCACGGCCGCCCTGACCACGCGCGACCACGACGGCCAGGCACTGGTGATCACCGGCCGTAAGGCGCTGTCCTATGGGGAGATGGCGGCCACGATAGGCAGAGCCATCGGCAAGCCCGTCGGCTTCGAGGAAATATCCGACCGGCAGGCGTACACCGACGCCGTCGAATGGGCCGGGAAAGGCCCCTACGTCGATGCCCTTGTGGACATCTGGCGCGCGGTGCGCGAGGGCCGACTTGACACGGTGACGGACGGGGTAAAACGAGTAACTGGGCGGGAACCAATCCCGTTCGCTCAATGGGCCGCCGAGAACGCCGCGTCGTTTCAGTAG